The DNA window CGCTTGCTTCGGCTAATCGGCGGGGTGACTGCGAGGGGATTCTAGCATTGGAAGGGAGAAGGGAGAAATTTGGAGGACCGGAGACCGGAGAGTGTGATTACTGAACACGATGTACGCTTTGCACTTTGTACTATGCACTTTGCACTTTGACCCTGTCTGGTCTACAATCCGGGCGTCGGAGGTGACATTTTGAACAACTTAGCCTTGATCGAAACGATTCTGCGGGACCGGCAGGCGGTCTTTGCTGAAATCCGGCGCAGCGCCAACCTGCGGGGGTCCATTCGCACGATGCTGCTGTTCAGCGCGGGTTTCCTGGCATTGTACGGCGGGGTGATGGGATCAACCCACAGTGTGCTGCAGGTGCTCGCTTCCGCGCTGAAGCTGCCACTGCTGTTTCTGGTGACCCTGGTGGTCTGCGCCCCGGCCCTCTATTTCTTCAACCTGATCTTCGGCTCCAACCAGAGCCTCAGCCAAAACATCGCGCTGATGCTGACCGCGATTACCATCACCTCGGTGGTGTTGCTCAGCCTGGCGCCGATCGTGCTCTTTTTCCTCCTCACCAGCAGCAGCTACCA is part of the Candidatus Amarolinea dominans genome and encodes:
- a CDS encoding actin-binding WH2 domain-containing protein, translating into MNNLALIETILRDRQAVFAEIRRSANLRGSIRTMLLFSAGFLALYGGVMGSTHSVLQVLASALKLPLLFLVTLVVCAPALYFFNLIFGSNQSLSQNIALMLTAITITSVVLLSLAPIVLFFLLTSSSYQFFKLLNVGVFTVAGFVGVSYLSQGMRAISGGRADGVQARANLVRLWILIYAFVGSQAAWTLRPFVGAPSMKFEFLRPLGGNFYANIFVSLGELFGFFTVR